From a region of the Gossypium raimondii isolate GPD5lz chromosome 10, ASM2569854v1, whole genome shotgun sequence genome:
- the LOC105776815 gene encoding ATP-dependent Clp protease proteolytic subunit 5, chloroplastic-like isoform X3, whose product MQWVAWKRLLAFENMGAFLLSVGTKGKRYSLPNSRVMIHQHLGGAEGGQTDIDVQILESRYELGDRQHSLSHYRPSLVFYKF is encoded by the exons ATGCAATGGGTTGCATGGAAGAGGCTTTTAGCTTTTGAGAA CATGGGAGCTTTTCTTCTTAGTGTGGGAACTAAAG GAAAACGATATAGTTTACCTAATTCACGGGTAATGATACATCAGCATCTTGGTGGAGCTGAAGGAGGTCAAACTGATATTGATGTTCAA attttggagtcgcgttacgagctcggggatcgtcagcatagtctatcacactatcgaccgtctttggtattttataaattctga
- the LOC105776815 gene encoding ATP-dependent Clp protease proteolytic subunit 5, chloroplastic-like isoform X2, whose protein sequence is MGFLGNFLDQMQWVAWKRLLAFENMGAFLLSVGTKGKRYSLPNSRVMIHQHLGGAEGGQTDIDVQILESRYELGDRQHSLSHYRPSLVFYKF, encoded by the exons ATGGGATTTCTTGGAAATTTTCTA GATCAGATGCAATGGGTTGCATGGAAGAGGCTTTTAGCTTTTGAGAA CATGGGAGCTTTTCTTCTTAGTGTGGGAACTAAAG GAAAACGATATAGTTTACCTAATTCACGGGTAATGATACATCAGCATCTTGGTGGAGCTGAAGGAGGTCAAACTGATATTGATGTTCAA attttggagtcgcgttacgagctcggggatcgtcagcatagtctatcacactatcgaccgtctttggtattttataaattctga
- the LOC105776815 gene encoding ATP-dependent Clp protease proteolytic subunit 5, chloroplastic-like isoform X1 produces the protein MHLFSILAKADQMQWVAWKRLLAFENMGAFLLSVGTKGKRYSLPNSRVMIHQHLGGAEGGQTDIDVQILESRYELGDRQHSLSHYRPSLVFYKF, from the exons ATGCACCTATTTTCCATCTTAGCTAAGGCG GATCAGATGCAATGGGTTGCATGGAAGAGGCTTTTAGCTTTTGAGAA CATGGGAGCTTTTCTTCTTAGTGTGGGAACTAAAG GAAAACGATATAGTTTACCTAATTCACGGGTAATGATACATCAGCATCTTGGTGGAGCTGAAGGAGGTCAAACTGATATTGATGTTCAA attttggagtcgcgttacgagctcggggatcgtcagcatagtctatcacactatcgaccgtctttggtattttataaattctga